GAATTGTAGTAGATGCAGGACAAGCATCTACATCTTTACTTCAAAGAAGGCTTAGAATAGGATATAATAGAGCGGCTAGAATAATAGAAGAAATGGAAGACAGAGAAATAATATCAAAAAAGGATGGAACAAAGCCAAGACAAATTTTAATTGACAGAAATCATTATGAAAATACGTAAATTAATGCGATGGTAGTATTTTACCTAAGATTAAAAATAACTAAGTAGGAGGAAGTTTGGTGGATAAACTAAGAGTTGGACTAATAAGTTTAGGCTGTGATAAAAATAGATTGGATTCTGAAATAATGTTAAGTAATTTAAATCAAGAATACAGTTTAGTTAATGATCCTAAATTAGCAGATGTAATAATTATAAATACATGTGGATTTATAGAATCAGCTAAGCAGGAATCCATAGATACAATACTTGAAATGTCACAGTATAAAGAAAAATTTAATTGCAAATTAATTGTGGTAACAGGATGCCTGGCTCAGAGGTATGGTAAGGAACTTATGCAGTTATTGCCTGAAGTAGATATAATGCTTGGAGTGAATGATTATGATAAGTTAAATGAAACTATAAAGAAATGTATTGAAACTAACAACAGTAGGATTTATAATTGTGATTACAGTGATTCTAATATAAATGAAGGAAAAAGAATACTTACTACGTCAACACACACTGCTTATTTGAGAATTGCAGAAGGATGTGACAATCATTGTACCTATTGTATAATTCCTAAAATTAGGGGAAAGTATAGAAGTAGAACCATTGAAAACATAATAAATGAATGTAATGATTTAGCTAATCAAGGTGTTAAGGAAATAATACTTATTGCACAGGACACTACAAGATATGGAATAGACATATATGGTAAAAAAATGCTTCCTGAACTAATTCAAAAAATATCTAAAATTAATGGAATAGAGTGGATAAGGCTTTTATATTGCTATCCTGAGGAATTAACGGATGAAATTATAAATGAAATTTCAGTAAATGAGAAGGTATGTAAGTATATAGATATACCTATTCAACATATAAGTGATTCTATACTGAAGCTTATGGGAAGAAGAGGAAGAAAATTAGACATAATAGAAAATATACATAAGCTTAGAGTTAGAGCAAAGGGTATTGCAATTAGGACT
The genomic region above belongs to Clostridium sp. AWRP and contains:
- the rimO gene encoding 30S ribosomal protein S12 methylthiotransferase RimO gives rise to the protein MDKLRVGLISLGCDKNRLDSEIMLSNLNQEYSLVNDPKLADVIIINTCGFIESAKQESIDTILEMSQYKEKFNCKLIVVTGCLAQRYGKELMQLLPEVDIMLGVNDYDKLNETIKKCIETNNSRIYNCDYSDSNINEGKRILTTSTHTAYLRIAEGCDNHCTYCIIPKIRGKYRSRTIENIINECNDLANQGVKEIILIAQDTTRYGIDIYGKKMLPELIQKISKINGIEWIRLLYCYPEELTDEIINEISVNEKVCKYIDIPIQHISDSILKLMGRRGRKLDIIENIHKLRVRAKGIAIRTTIIVGFPGETEENFEELKDFVSTMKFDNLGVFKYSREEGTAAAEMKDQVPEDIKSAREGELMVLQKKVMSSINKSKVGRTYKVIVEGKKGELWYGRSYEMAPDIDGVIYIKCKKTLKIGTMVNVKITHSLEYDLVGVV